A region of uncultured Desulfobacter sp. DNA encodes the following proteins:
- a CDS encoding VWA domain-containing protein produces the protein MFRFASPWFLLLLALPWLWLLIHWARNTRRHSFKWLPQPSGHSIRVSSLTGTSRVPFSFAVMAARLMPLAKVLALSLMLIALARPQAGERKINVDTEGVNIILALDLSGSMEALDFKSDGKIVTRLDAVKSVVSDFIMKRDGDRIGLVVFGTNAFTQVPLTRDYNTIAFMLDHLKIGAAGPNTAIGDAIGISLKRLEDIPSKSNIIILLTDGKSNAGELSWQEAAKIAAQRKIKIHTIGVGSRGKVPFLVNSPLFGKQYVYRQVDMDWEALDSIASQTGGTFFKAKDTDTLTSIYKMIDSMEKTKVKVDKWVDYRELYTMFLIPGLLLYLACLVLGSTRLLELP, from the coding sequence ATGTTTCGATTTGCTTCCCCCTGGTTTCTGCTGTTGCTTGCCCTGCCCTGGCTCTGGCTTCTGATCCATTGGGCCAGAAACACCAGACGGCATTCATTTAAATGGCTTCCCCAACCATCCGGCCACAGTATCCGCGTGTCAAGCCTGACAGGAACGTCCCGGGTACCTTTCAGTTTCGCTGTAATGGCGGCCCGTCTCATGCCCCTGGCAAAGGTCCTGGCTCTAAGCCTTATGCTTATTGCCCTTGCCCGGCCCCAGGCCGGAGAGCGCAAGATCAATGTGGATACCGAAGGGGTGAATATTATTCTAGCCCTGGACCTGTCCGGGTCCATGGAAGCCCTTGATTTTAAAAGCGACGGCAAGATTGTCACCCGACTTGACGCGGTCAAGTCAGTGGTCTCCGACTTTATAATGAAAAGGGACGGAGACCGCATCGGCCTTGTGGTGTTCGGGACAAATGCCTTTACCCAGGTGCCGCTGACCCGGGACTACAATACCATCGCCTTCATGCTCGATCATCTCAAGATCGGGGCAGCCGGACCCAATACCGCCATTGGCGATGCCATCGGCATTTCCCTGAAACGCCTGGAAGATATCCCGTCCAAATCCAACATTATTATCCTGCTCACCGACGGCAAAAGTAATGCCGGAGAACTCTCCTGGCAGGAGGCGGCCAAGATTGCGGCCCAAAGAAAGATAAAAATACACACCATTGGCGTAGGGTCCAGGGGCAAGGTGCCTTTTCTTGTGAACTCCCCTCTTTTTGGCAAACAATATGTGTACCGTCAGGTGGATATGGACTGGGAGGCCCTTGATTCCATTGCCAGTCAGACCGGGGGCACCTTTTTTAAGGCCAAGGACACCGACACTCTTACCTCCATTTATAAAATGATTGATTCCATGGAAAAGACAAAGGTCAAGGTGGATAAATGGGTGGATTACAGGGAACTTTATACCATGTTCCTGATACCGGGGCTTTTGCTCTACCTTGCTTGCCTTGTCCTTGGCAGTACAAGACTTCTGGAGCTGCCTTAA
- a CDS encoding DUF58 domain-containing protein has product MIPAHIIKKIKQIHIKSRKTVNTLMAGQYRSVFKGSGIEFEEVREYAPGDDVKAIDWNVSARTGKVFVKLFREERESIVMLLIDMSASLNFGTHSGRKLEKVAELASVLAFNAIKNNDKVGVIFFTDQVEKYIPPKKGSAHVWRVIKEIFTFEPKGVGTDIACALDFMARISKKRSFAFVISDYLSPQYEKSLRLLNRRHEVVGMRVFDEGAFHLPMAGIVRVRDFETGEETLMDAGSKKMRQWYTDERKKIHTLTESVFSKARVDLVDVTTADTVSDVLTRYFMLRESRR; this is encoded by the coding sequence ATGATTCCTGCCCATATCATAAAAAAAATCAAGCAGATTCATATAAAATCCCGAAAAACCGTCAACACCCTGATGGCCGGACAGTACAGGTCTGTGTTTAAAGGTTCGGGTATTGAATTCGAAGAGGTGCGCGAGTACGCCCCCGGCGACGATGTCAAGGCCATAGACTGGAATGTGTCGGCGCGCACGGGCAAGGTATTTGTCAAGTTGTTCCGGGAGGAGCGCGAATCCATTGTCATGCTGCTCATTGACATGAGCGCGTCTTTGAATTTCGGCACCCATTCGGGGCGAAAACTTGAAAAGGTGGCCGAACTGGCATCGGTTCTGGCATTTAACGCCATTAAAAACAATGACAAGGTCGGCGTGATTTTTTTCACGGACCAGGTGGAAAAGTATATCCCTCCCAAGAAGGGCTCTGCCCATGTCTGGCGGGTAATCAAGGAGATATTCACCTTTGAGCCGAAAGGGGTGGGCACGGATATCGCCTGTGCCCTGGATTTCATGGCCAGAATCAGCAAAAAACGAAGTTTTGCCTTTGTGATTTCCGATTATCTTTCACCCCAGTACGAAAAAAGCCTGCGCCTGTTAAACAGGCGTCACGAGGTGGTGGGAATGCGTGTGTTTGATGAAGGGGCCTTTCACCTGCCCATGGCCGGTATAGTGAGAGTAAGGGATTTTGAGACCGGGGAAGAGACGCTTATGGATGCAGGCAGCAAAAAAATGCGGCAATGGTATACGGATGAACGCAAAAAAATCCATACCCTGACGGAATCGGTGTTTTCCAAAGCCCGGGTGGATCTTGTGGATGTCACCACTGCCGACACGGTATCAGACGTATTGACCCGGTATTTCATGCTTCGGGAGAGCAGAAGATAA
- a CDS encoding MoxR family ATPase — protein sequence MEEITKQIETAHLLVNRIRSEVGKALVGQEKLVDGLLTGLLTGGHVLIEGVPGLAKTSAVKALAAAVQADFKRIQFTPDLLPADLTGTEIYRPKTTDFVTRKGPLFNNIILADEINRAPSKVQSALLEAMEEKQVTIGDTTYALPSPFLVLATQNPIEQEGTYPLPEAQVDRFMLKVLVEYPSKAQELEILKKTSFAAVEEIAPVVSCEDLAGLKRLVDQVYVDEKLKEYIVNLIFATRNPESCKMQTGHYIEFGASPRATIFLARAARVTAFLAGRAYVTPQDIKLAGPDVLRHRILLSFEAEAEEISTEQVVADLFDSVEVP from the coding sequence ATGGAAGAAATAACAAAGCAGATAGAGACCGCCCATCTTCTGGTGAACCGTATCCGCAGCGAGGTGGGCAAAGCCCTGGTGGGCCAGGAAAAACTGGTTGACGGCTTGCTCACAGGCCTTCTCACCGGGGGCCATGTGCTCATTGAAGGGGTGCCGGGCCTTGCAAAAACCTCGGCGGTCAAGGCGCTGGCAGCAGCTGTCCAGGCAGACTTCAAACGCATTCAGTTCACCCCGGATCTTTTGCCTGCCGATCTGACCGGCACCGAGATCTACCGTCCCAAGACCACGGATTTTGTCACCCGGAAAGGACCTCTGTTCAACAATATTATTCTGGCCGATGAAATCAACCGTGCCCCATCCAAAGTGCAGTCCGCCCTTTTGGAGGCCATGGAGGAAAAACAGGTCACAATAGGCGACACTACCTATGCCCTGCCCTCTCCCTTTCTGGTGCTGGCCACCCAGAACCCCATTGAGCAGGAGGGTACCTATCCCTTGCCTGAAGCCCAGGTGGACCGGTTCATGCTCAAGGTTCTGGTGGAATACCCCAGTAAAGCCCAGGAGCTTGAGATCCTTAAAAAGACAAGCTTTGCGGCTGTGGAAGAGATCGCTCCCGTTGTGTCATGTGAGGATCTTGCCGGATTAAAACGCCTGGTGGACCAGGTGTATGTGGATGAAAAACTCAAAGAGTATATCGTGAACCTGATCTTTGCCACACGAAACCCTGAATCGTGTAAAATGCAGACAGGCCATTACATAGAGTTCGGGGCATCACCCAGGGCAACCATTTTCCTGGCCAGGGCCGCAAGGGTGACGGCATTTCTTGCAGGCCGGGCCTATGTGACGCCCCAGGACATAAAACTTGCAGGCCCTGATGTGCTGCGTCACAGAATACTGCTCTCCTTTGAGGCCGAGGCTGAAGAGATTTCAACAGAGCAGGTGGTGGCGGACCTGTTTGATTCCGTGGAAGTGCCTTAA
- a CDS encoding SH3 domain-containing protein, with product MSEFRYIQVKSADIRSAPSFLSQRRFRVAYTNKVTLLETRGSWANVSYHGNAGWVHQSAISTRVITLDPNAATARAQVSDDEISLAGKGFNKEVENTYRDTHGDAGFSDVDKAEAIRLDPASLAKFMKAGGLTPQGEEI from the coding sequence ATGAGTGAGTTCAGGTACATCCAGGTTAAATCCGCAGACATTCGTTCTGCACCATCCTTTTTGAGTCAACGTCGATTCAGGGTGGCCTATACCAACAAGGTCACCCTGCTGGAAACCCGTGGCAGCTGGGCAAATGTTTCTTATCACGGCAACGCAGGATGGGTTCACCAGTCTGCTATTTCAACTCGTGTCATCACCCTTGATCCCAATGCGGCCACAGCCCGGGCCCAGGTGAGCGATGATGAAATATCCCTGGCCGGCAAAGGATTTAATAAAGAGGTGGAAAACACCTACAGAGACACACACGGAGACGCGGGCTTTTCCGACGTGGACAAAGCTGAAGCAATAAGGCTGGACCCGGCCTCACTGGCAAAATTCATGAAGGCGGGAGGACTTACCCCCCAAGGAGAAGAGATATGA
- a CDS encoding M48 family metallopeptidase: MKDLNRREMLRFLSRLGLSAAGMTAFSCLGQGCIKDLGSISVQDALGMVNSGLTVMQAGLKTVEDITPEQAYYIGRSTGAILVQQYKPYWNRSANLYLNMVGQSLAQFSQMPILYDGYHFLLLDSDDINAFATPSGLIFVTRGLVRCCSDEDMLAAVLAHEIAHVQLKHGLGAIKASRINSFLNVAATEGGKYLDADAAEKLDQVFESSLDDIVNTMVQSGYSKSQEYDADMGAVGILEKTGYYPAALPAMLQNMESKLVSGRHDFFATHPSPANRIAKLQSGQYGAMEMKYSSKVRFARFARQTRGV, encoded by the coding sequence ATGAAAGATCTCAACCGGCGTGAGATGCTTCGATTTCTTTCCCGGCTTGGTCTGTCCGCCGCAGGTATGACTGCATTTTCCTGTTTAGGTCAGGGGTGTATCAAGGATCTGGGGTCAATAAGCGTTCAAGATGCATTGGGAATGGTTAACTCCGGCCTTACAGTGATGCAGGCAGGACTGAAGACTGTGGAAGACATTACACCGGAGCAGGCCTATTATATCGGCAGAAGCACCGGCGCGATCCTGGTGCAGCAATACAAACCTTACTGGAACAGGAGCGCCAATCTGTACCTGAACATGGTGGGACAGTCCCTGGCACAGTTTTCCCAGATGCCCATCCTCTATGACGGGTACCATTTCCTTCTCCTGGATTCTGACGATATTAATGCCTTTGCCACACCCAGCGGCCTTATTTTCGTCACCCGTGGTCTTGTCCGCTGCTGCAGCGATGAGGATATGCTTGCCGCCGTGCTTGCCCATGAGATCGCCCATGTCCAGCTCAAACACGGGCTTGGGGCCATCAAGGCAAGCAGGATCAACTCCTTTTTAAATGTGGCCGCTACCGAAGGGGGGAAGTATTTGGACGCCGATGCGGCCGAGAAATTAGACCAGGTGTTTGAGAGCAGCCTTGATGACATTGTTAACACCATGGTTCAGTCCGGTTATTCCAAATCCCAGGAATATGATGCGGACATGGGTGCTGTGGGCATCCTGGAAAAAACAGGGTATTATCCCGCTGCCCTGCCTGCAATGCTTCAAAATATGGAGAGCAAATTGGTTTCCGGCCGGCACGATTTTTTTGCCACCCATCCCTCTCCGGCAAACCGGATCGCCAAGCTGCAATCAGGGCAATACGGTGCCATGGAAATGAAGTATTCATCAAAGGTGCGTTTTGCACGCTTTGCCAGGCAGACCAGGGGCGTATGA
- a CDS encoding adenylate/guanylate cyclase domain-containing protein, whose protein sequence is MTIPAGKKFLFALWLSLVISLVTVFFQGTGILDRWESKARDIAALFFAAPSGNTDKIKLVLLDQKSLDWVYENLGITWPWPRELHGAVLSAINRHGAGAIGVDVLFTEPSAFGVDDDLKLCRAMQESRKIVLGSITTGSASGSYLKWPVSIPDPGVVLEYGTESGQEQSFDLFPFPVFTHAVMPTSEIANSAQVLCNVRQEPDPDGINRGAVPLCMFDGKILPILSLGIYLFSMEENKLVTSRNTLKIGAHVFPMDRDGRLIPRFRGKARDVYDKISCAALIQDTLLHAQGEPPPDNIPNLNNAYVFYGFSAPGLVDLHPTPMGGKTPGVEFHATLLDNFLTEDFMYPVPFKVQLPFLFIILVFTIFLLRWLPFGLVSSIIIICSSLLPALLFFCLYRAGFLIHVLPAQFTLVNAIFLSVLVNFSSEGKQRRFIKHSFNHYLSPSVIEELINHPESLQLGGQKKELTIFFSDLQGFTSISEALDPEILSQLLNDYLSLMTDIIMDEGGTVDKYEGDAIIAFWNAPLGFADHALRGTRAAVKCQEVLAQHRPSFKKRSGHDFLMRIGMNTGMAVVGNFGSSRRFDYTMLGDAVNLAARLEGINKMFGTYTLISEYTWQKVCDTVPARAIADILVIGREEPVRVYEPLSSKVSDRSQDELALFEQGREAFAACDVQKALSFFQRLPHDPPAKKYVAACEQIEKTGSCPYIRDGIWVQTSK, encoded by the coding sequence ATGACCATCCCTGCCGGGAAAAAGTTTTTATTTGCGCTGTGGTTAAGCCTTGTTATTTCACTGGTAACCGTCTTTTTCCAGGGGACAGGTATACTTGACAGATGGGAAAGCAAGGCCCGGGATATTGCCGCACTTTTTTTTGCAGCACCGTCGGGGAACACGGATAAAATAAAACTGGTCCTGCTGGACCAGAAAAGTCTCGACTGGGTGTATGAAAACCTTGGCATCACCTGGCCCTGGCCCCGGGAACTTCATGGCGCGGTCCTGTCAGCCATTAACAGGCATGGTGCCGGTGCCATCGGGGTGGATGTCCTTTTTACGGAACCTTCCGCCTTTGGTGTCGATGATGATCTGAAACTTTGCCGGGCGATGCAGGAGAGCCGCAAGATCGTACTTGGCTCCATTACCACGGGTAGCGCCAGTGGATCATACCTCAAATGGCCGGTCTCAATACCCGATCCGGGAGTTGTCCTGGAATATGGCACAGAGTCGGGTCAGGAGCAGTCATTTGATCTCTTCCCCTTTCCCGTATTCACCCATGCAGTTATGCCCACCAGTGAAATCGCCAACAGTGCCCAGGTGCTGTGCAATGTCCGGCAGGAGCCCGATCCGGACGGTATAAATCGCGGTGCTGTTCCTCTGTGTATGTTTGATGGAAAAATTTTGCCCATTCTCTCCCTGGGGATCTATCTGTTTTCCATGGAAGAGAACAAGCTGGTCACCAGCCGGAATACTCTGAAAATTGGGGCGCACGTCTTTCCCATGGATCGTGACGGGCGGCTGATCCCACGATTCAGGGGGAAAGCACGGGACGTGTATGACAAGATCAGTTGTGCCGCACTGATTCAGGATACCCTGCTTCATGCCCAGGGGGAGCCCCCCCCTGACAACATCCCAAACCTGAACAACGCCTATGTGTTCTACGGTTTTTCAGCCCCCGGACTTGTTGATCTTCATCCGACGCCCATGGGGGGCAAAACTCCCGGCGTGGAGTTCCATGCCACCCTGCTGGATAACTTTCTGACTGAAGATTTCATGTATCCGGTCCCCTTTAAAGTACAGCTGCCGTTTCTGTTTATCATCCTGGTTTTTACAATTTTTTTGCTGCGCTGGCTGCCCTTTGGCCTGGTTTCATCCATCATTATTATATGTTCGTCACTGTTGCCGGCACTCCTGTTTTTTTGTCTTTACAGGGCAGGTTTTCTAATCCATGTGCTGCCAGCCCAGTTTACGCTTGTCAACGCAATCTTTTTGTCGGTTCTTGTCAATTTTTCTTCCGAGGGAAAACAGCGCCGGTTCATTAAACATTCATTTAACCACTACCTGAGCCCCTCTGTTATTGAAGAGTTGATCAACCACCCTGAAAGCCTTCAGCTGGGCGGGCAGAAAAAAGAACTGACCATTTTTTTCTCAGATCTTCAGGGTTTTACCTCCATTTCCGAGGCCCTTGATCCGGAGATACTTTCACAACTTCTCAACGATTATCTCAGCCTGATGACAGACATCATCATGGATGAGGGCGGTACCGTGGATAAATATGAAGGGGATGCCATTATTGCCTTCTGGAACGCGCCTCTGGGTTTTGCCGACCATGCCCTTCGGGGGACCAGAGCCGCAGTCAAATGCCAGGAGGTGCTGGCACAACACAGACCCAGTTTCAAAAAACGATCCGGGCATGATTTTCTCATGCGGATCGGGATGAATACCGGTATGGCCGTTGTTGGAAATTTTGGTTCCAGCCGTCGGTTTGACTATACCATGCTCGGTGATGCTGTGAATCTTGCGGCGCGTCTTGAAGGCATCAATAAGATGTTCGGGACCTATACTCTGATTTCGGAATATACCTGGCAAAAGGTGTGCGATACTGTTCCGGCCAGGGCCATCGCCGATATCCTGGTTATCGGCAGGGAGGAACCCGTCAGGGTGTATGAACCGTTGAGCAGCAAGGTGTCTGACCGGTCACAAGATGAACTGGCGTTGTTTGAGCAGGGGCGCGAGGCTTTTGCCGCCTGTGACGTTCAAAAAGCCCTCTCTTTTTTTCAACGGCTCCCCCATGACCCACCGGCAAAAAAATATGTGGCCGCGTGTGAACAGATTGAGAAAACCGGCTCCTGTCCATATATCCGGGACGGCATATGGGTACAGACAAGCAAATAG
- a CDS encoding FeoA domain-containing protein, with protein sequence MKDTNMRNMRANQKGIISSIKADGQLGRRIRDMGLVIGTEVRIIGRAPLYDPVALRLNGFTLTLRNNEADYIFCDVEE encoded by the coding sequence ATGAAAGATACAAATATGCGGAATATGCGGGCAAACCAGAAAGGTATTATCTCCTCGATAAAGGCAGATGGACAGCTGGGAAGAAGAATCCGCGATATGGGGCTGGTCATCGGCACCGAGGTCAGAATCATCGGACGGGCACCACTGTATGATCCTGTTGCTTTGCGCCTGAACGGATTCACCCTGACCCTGAGAAACAATGAAGCCGATTACATTTTTTGCGATGTCGAGGAGTAG
- the feoB gene encoding ferrous iron transport protein B: protein MSGEQIKVAVAGQPNCGKSTMFNAITGSSVRVGNYPGISVDRAEGYAKAQDGTKLHFVDLPGTYSLTAYSQDELVAREVILKEKPDAVINLLDATSLERSLYLTVQTMELGANVVIGLNMMDEVKKRHISIDSRKLSENLKVPVIECIARQKVGVRELIEAAKSQAMKPAQEIKALEISYGPDIDPVLEQMQLKIESANFMTGHYPARWLAIKYVEGDSEIIAQGRSTGELGEHLEQMVEELADTLKKNRGTYPEAVIADYRYGYINGLMRQGIIVREDDERFNRSDKIDRIVTHRVFGPVLMFVLLYAMFWVTFNLGAIPQGWVEGGFNWLGSLVEAVMPDSLLRSMIIDGAIAGVGSVMGFTPLIGIMFLMLVFLEDLGYMGRVAYMLDRVLSAFGLHGASVMPFIVSGGIPGGCAVPGVMAARTLRSPRERLATIFTAPFMVCGAKTTAFILITAAFFPGHETGAMFCIVLLAWMFALIVAWVLRHTVIRGEATPFIMELPPYRLPTLYGIFKHTWERVWAYMKKAGTVILAVSIIMWVLMTFPKLPEDQTKIFEAQRAAITAQYDAQANADQQKADNEKKGQALQNIDDNEGKATLAYTYAGRMGKGLEFFSRYAGFPWQANVALLGGFAAKEVFVSTMATAYSMGSRADEDDPSALAGYIAADPAYDRPTVYAMIVFLLLYAPCMVTVGVMVREAGWKWAMFALWGSLGFAYGLSVIVYQSTRLILA, encoded by the coding sequence ATGTCAGGTGAGCAGATCAAGGTGGCCGTGGCAGGCCAGCCCAATTGCGGTAAAAGTACCATGTTTAATGCGATTACAGGTTCGTCTGTCCGGGTGGGTAATTATCCGGGGATCTCTGTGGACCGGGCCGAAGGCTACGCCAAGGCCCAGGATGGAACAAAACTGCATTTTGTGGACCTTCCGGGGACCTATTCCCTGACAGCATACAGCCAGGATGAACTGGTGGCCCGGGAAGTGATTCTTAAGGAAAAACCCGATGCTGTCATCAATCTGCTTGATGCGACATCTTTGGAGCGCAGTCTGTATCTAACGGTTCAAACCATGGAACTGGGCGCCAATGTCGTGATCGGCCTGAACATGATGGACGAGGTAAAAAAACGTCATATCTCCATAGACAGCCGGAAGCTGTCTGAAAATTTGAAGGTTCCGGTCATTGAATGCATTGCCCGGCAGAAAGTGGGGGTCCGCGAGCTCATCGAAGCTGCAAAATCCCAGGCCATGAAGCCTGCCCAGGAAATAAAAGCCCTTGAGATCTCCTATGGCCCTGATATCGATCCGGTCCTTGAACAGATGCAGCTCAAGATCGAATCCGCCAATTTTATGACAGGGCACTATCCGGCCCGCTGGCTGGCCATCAAATACGTTGAAGGGGACAGCGAGATTATTGCCCAGGGCCGGAGCACCGGGGAGCTGGGTGAGCATCTTGAACAGATGGTGGAAGAACTGGCCGATACCCTTAAAAAGAACCGTGGAACCTACCCCGAGGCTGTCATTGCAGACTACCGGTATGGGTATATCAACGGCCTGATGCGACAGGGTATTATCGTTCGTGAAGATGACGAACGGTTTAACCGGTCGGATAAGATAGACAGAATTGTTACCCACCGTGTGTTCGGGCCTGTTCTCATGTTTGTCCTGTTATATGCCATGTTCTGGGTTACCTTTAATTTGGGGGCCATTCCCCAGGGGTGGGTGGAAGGCGGCTTTAACTGGCTGGGATCTCTGGTGGAAGCAGTCATGCCGGACAGCTTGCTGCGCTCCATGATTATAGACGGTGCCATCGCCGGTGTTGGGTCTGTCATGGGGTTTACCCCGCTGATCGGGATCATGTTTCTGATGCTGGTGTTTTTGGAAGACTTGGGATATATGGGCCGGGTGGCGTATATGCTGGACCGGGTATTGTCTGCCTTTGGTTTGCACGGGGCTTCGGTCATGCCCTTTATTGTTTCCGGCGGCATTCCCGGCGGGTGTGCTGTGCCGGGTGTTATGGCTGCCAGAACCCTGCGCAGTCCCAGGGAGCGTCTGGCCACAATTTTCACCGCCCCTTTCATGGTGTGCGGAGCGAAGACCACCGCCTTTATTCTGATCACGGCGGCATTTTTTCCGGGCCACGAAACCGGGGCCATGTTCTGCATTGTGCTGCTTGCCTGGATGTTTGCCCTGATTGTCGCCTGGGTGCTGCGACACACTGTGATCAGAGGCGAAGCCACGCCGTTTATCATGGAACTGCCGCCATACCGTCTGCCCACGCTGTATGGTATATTCAAGCACACTTGGGAGCGTGTCTGGGCGTATATGAAAAAAGCGGGTACCGTTATTCTGGCCGTCAGTATCATTATGTGGGTATTGATGACCTTTCCGAAATTGCCCGAGGACCAGACAAAAATATTTGAAGCCCAGCGGGCGGCAATAACGGCCCAATATGATGCCCAGGCCAATGCCGATCAACAAAAAGCCGATAATGAGAAAAAGGGCCAGGCGCTGCAAAACATTGATGATAATGAGGGCAAAGCCACCCTTGCCTACACCTATGCCGGACGCATGGGTAAGGGACTTGAATTCTTTTCCCGGTATGCCGGGTTCCCCTGGCAGGCCAATGTGGCGCTTCTGGGCGGCTTTGCAGCCAAAGAGGTATTTGTCTCCACCATGGCAACGGCCTACTCCATGGGAAGCCGTGCGGATGAGGATGACCCGTCGGCATTGGCTGGTTATATTGCAGCAGACCCCGCCTACGACAGGCCCACGGTCTATGCCATGATTGTTTTTCTTCTGCTGTATGCCCCATGCATGGTCACTGTGGGGGTAATGGTCCGGGAAGCCGGGTGGAAATGGGCCATGTTTGCCTTGTGGGGATCCCTTGGGTTTGCCTACGGGCTTTCAGTAATAGTATATCAGAGCACCCGATTGATTCTGGCATGA
- the ahcY gene encoding adenosylhomocysteinase, protein MSTNKTNGYIDLDLSLPYKVKDIGLAEDGHKDMQLSEKEMPGLMAIREKYGPEKPLKGLKIMGSLHMTIQTAMLIDTLYELGADLRWATCNIFSTQDHAAAAIADKGSAAVFAWKGETLEEFWWCTEQALTWPDGSGPDLIVDDGGDATLFVHQGAKIEADPSILDNETHSGDERCLMDRLRESYHQDNQRWTNIAKKIRGVSEETTTGVHRLYHLASAGELLFPAINVNDSVTKSKFDNLYGCRESLADGIKRATDVMIAGKTVVVAGYGDVGKGCAASMKGYGAIVLVTEIDPICALQAAMEGYEVVTMDQAAPRGDIFITATGNYHVITGEHIAQMKDESIICNIGHFDSEIEMSFLDNHPNAQKVTIKPQVDKWTLPSGRSVVVLAEGRLVNLGCATGHPSFVMSNSFSNQTMAQIKLAQEDLENKVYTLPKELDEEVARLHLKNLSVTLTELTQEQADYIGVPVKGPFKPDHYRY, encoded by the coding sequence ATGAGTACCAATAAAACTAACGGATATATCGATCTGGATCTCTCCTTACCCTACAAGGTCAAGGACATTGGCCTTGCCGAGGACGGACACAAGGATATGCAGCTGTCCGAAAAGGAGATGCCCGGACTGATGGCCATCCGGGAAAAATACGGTCCTGAAAAACCGCTCAAGGGCCTTAAAATCATGGGCAGCCTGCACATGACCATACAAACAGCCATGCTCATTGACACCCTGTATGAACTGGGTGCTGATCTGCGCTGGGCCACCTGCAATATTTTCTCCACCCAGGACCATGCCGCAGCCGCCATTGCCGACAAGGGCAGTGCAGCAGTATTTGCATGGAAAGGAGAAACCCTCGAAGAGTTCTGGTGGTGCACGGAACAGGCCCTGACCTGGCCCGATGGTTCCGGTCCGGATCTGATCGTTGATGACGGTGGTGACGCCACCTTGTTTGTCCACCAGGGAGCCAAGATTGAAGCAGACCCGTCCATTCTTGACAATGAAACCCACAGCGGGGACGAGCGTTGTCTCATGGACCGACTGCGGGAAAGCTATCACCAGGACAATCAACGCTGGACCAATATTGCAAAAAAAATACGTGGCGTTTCCGAGGAGACCACCACCGGCGTTCACAGGCTGTACCACCTGGCCTCTGCGGGAGAGTTGCTGTTCCCGGCCATCAATGTCAATGATTCGGTAACCAAATCCAAATTTGATAATCTGTACGGCTGCCGGGAATCACTGGCCGATGGTATAAAGCGTGCCACAGACGTGATGATTGCAGGCAAAACAGTGGTTGTGGCCGGATATGGCGATGTGGGTAAAGGCTGTGCAGCGTCCATGAAAGGATATGGCGCCATTGTACTTGTCACCGAAATCGACCCCATCTGCGCACTTCAGGCTGCCATGGAGGGTTACGAGGTGGTCACCATGGACCAGGCCGCACCCCGGGGCGATATATTTATTACTGCCACAGGCAATTACCATGTCATTACCGGTGAGCATATTGCACAGATGAAGGATGAATCCATCATCTGCAACATCGGCCATTTTGACAGTGAGATCGAAATGAGTTTTCTGGACAACCATCCCAATGCCCAGAAGGTCACGATCAAGCCCCAGGTGGACAAGTGGACGCTGCCTTCGGGCCGTTCGGTCGTTGTGCTGGCCGAAGGACGTCTGGTCAACCTTGGCTGTGCCACAGGTCATCCGAGCTTTGTCATGAGCAACAGTTTTTCCAACCAGACCATGGCCCAGATCAAACTGGCCCAGGAAGATCTGGAGAACAAAGTATATACCCTGCCCAAGGAACTGGACGAGGAGGTGGCAAGACTTCACCTGAAAAATCTGTCAGTGACTCTGACGGAGTTGACCCAGGAACAGGCTGATTATATTGGCGTGCCTGTGAAAGGACCCTTCAAACCGGACCATTACCGGTATTAG